From a single Planctomicrobium piriforme genomic region:
- a CDS encoding Hsp20/alpha crystallin family protein: MGRSIRWRNWGAAGWLAILLLAGSLQAQQPPAPPTPEPLPPATATADDRTIYVPFKDLSQTFGQADAKLVIPYGEYKRLLDQARAAQSGRTGPDAVLTESSFSIQADETVAKVAATLKVEVLNDGARLPLRFGEAAIGAVVAPEGVLLRGTGPGAYELFFPKAGSQIIKLDLAARVHQSPAGREVLLSCPAVAVTKLEVTVPQADQTIDVEPQVVAVPVKGMDGVTRLQANVGATEKIAIRWHAASSQAPSMNLLASVVNQTLVTIADGQVHTHAWLTYDVLRGELNQLRIALPASMRLLDVNSETRIRNWKSQTDGDNQIVTIELLNPATKQLKLELDGETKLEDGPFQLGGLTKAGKALGIQPLDAVRVSGQLAVRHGEDLSLQISGQQGLVRIDASEASPQVAGSNALLFKFYTADFALQITAAPVQPRLSVVQQNQIIVREEELEFTDTLRYLVERAGVFELNIRLPENVKIDDVTSPQMKSFNVQAGLLTVLLRERTQGEILVAIKGRLALPKASGEDLSLPIPKPEGVDRDTGAVLVFARESVEVQTPAAAVQSAQPLPISQRGRIGDAVLASAWTFTRQPVVIPIRLLKKPARLTATVATTIDVQPEVAHIKSQVSFLVELSPLNTFRIDVPEAISSQLQIEPAAGDAASSPIRQKIASDPVNGRVVWTITTQRDVIGTQRFALSWDARSPVAAGGKADAAAVAKYSVELPRPLGLVDDAGAVTIPLSNLQGEVALQKDKTLSVNAAASGSLEQIDSRELTLLPKTAAVAWRYFRDDAEHPAKLDIEARRFEIQNVVSTIVSRGLVEIVTSRDPQATYRCQFHVQTAERQRLLVALPNHLEVLGVFINDRELKLEKADVKLPSGMDLFSPFWLNIARTESSDVPLLLTFQFLWNIQPPLGDSRFGSGDMVLPLPVIDAAGNGVVQELKVVVWVPQAYTLVGNPKPFEMATLPGACEVLCGRRPDRNTEHLSGWVKNGLTGPSAVSQFPTEGRQPFVYTTLGQAPQIEVRWWNKLGMAVLFSLAAAIIGWILISTTFENKIGVLLLFAFLAALYGLYDSASLYQAMTAARFGLVLIVALWIVHWLLKRPAIPASPAPPPPPVEPAPVAPVVPPQSESDSESAN; the protein is encoded by the coding sequence ATGGGGCGGAGCATACGTTGGAGAAACTGGGGAGCAGCCGGCTGGCTGGCAATTCTCCTGCTGGCAGGAAGCCTGCAAGCTCAGCAACCCCCGGCTCCGCCGACCCCCGAACCACTCCCTCCGGCCACGGCAACAGCCGACGACCGCACGATTTATGTGCCGTTCAAAGACTTGAGCCAGACGTTCGGCCAGGCCGACGCCAAACTCGTCATCCCCTATGGCGAATACAAACGTCTGCTCGATCAGGCACGCGCCGCTCAAAGCGGACGCACCGGTCCCGACGCCGTCCTCACGGAATCGAGCTTTTCGATTCAGGCCGATGAGACGGTCGCCAAAGTCGCCGCCACCCTCAAAGTGGAAGTGCTCAACGACGGCGCCCGACTTCCCCTCCGCTTTGGCGAAGCCGCGATTGGCGCGGTTGTCGCGCCCGAAGGAGTGCTGCTGCGCGGCACAGGGCCGGGCGCTTATGAACTCTTCTTTCCCAAAGCCGGCTCGCAGATCATCAAGCTCGACCTCGCAGCCAGAGTGCATCAGTCGCCCGCAGGTCGGGAGGTGCTGCTGAGCTGTCCGGCGGTGGCCGTGACAAAGCTCGAAGTGACGGTGCCCCAGGCGGATCAGACGATTGATGTCGAGCCACAGGTCGTCGCTGTGCCTGTGAAAGGGATGGACGGCGTCACACGCCTTCAGGCGAACGTGGGCGCGACCGAGAAGATCGCCATTCGCTGGCACGCCGCCAGCAGCCAGGCCCCGTCAATGAACCTGCTTGCGAGCGTTGTGAATCAGACGCTCGTCACCATCGCCGATGGTCAGGTGCATACCCATGCCTGGCTCACCTATGACGTGTTACGGGGAGAATTGAATCAACTGCGGATCGCCCTGCCGGCCTCGATGCGGCTGCTGGATGTGAATTCGGAAACGCGTATTCGCAACTGGAAATCGCAGACCGACGGCGACAACCAGATCGTCACGATCGAGTTGCTCAACCCGGCCACGAAGCAACTGAAGCTCGAACTCGATGGGGAAACCAAACTCGAAGACGGGCCGTTTCAACTCGGGGGCCTCACCAAGGCCGGTAAGGCGCTGGGGATTCAACCGCTCGATGCAGTACGAGTGAGCGGACAACTGGCGGTGCGACACGGCGAAGACTTGTCACTGCAGATCTCCGGGCAGCAGGGACTCGTACGGATCGATGCCAGCGAAGCGTCGCCGCAGGTCGCCGGTTCGAATGCCCTGCTCTTCAAGTTTTACACCGCAGACTTCGCGCTGCAGATCACAGCCGCACCTGTCCAGCCGCGACTCAGCGTGGTGCAGCAGAACCAGATTATCGTCCGGGAAGAAGAGCTGGAGTTCACAGACACGCTGCGCTATCTCGTCGAGCGCGCTGGAGTCTTCGAATTGAACATCCGGTTGCCCGAGAACGTCAAGATCGATGACGTCACCTCTCCGCAGATGAAAAGCTTCAATGTCCAGGCGGGGCTGTTAACGGTCCTTCTGCGGGAACGCACGCAGGGCGAAATCCTCGTTGCGATTAAAGGCCGGCTCGCACTCCCCAAGGCCAGCGGAGAAGATCTGTCGTTGCCGATTCCCAAACCGGAAGGGGTCGATCGCGATACCGGCGCTGTGCTGGTCTTCGCCCGCGAGTCCGTTGAGGTGCAGACTCCCGCCGCCGCGGTCCAGTCGGCTCAGCCGCTGCCCATTTCACAACGCGGACGCATCGGCGATGCGGTACTGGCGTCCGCCTGGACGTTCACCCGACAGCCGGTCGTGATCCCGATTCGACTGTTAAAAAAGCCAGCGCGGCTCACTGCGACAGTGGCGACGACCATTGATGTGCAGCCGGAAGTGGCGCACATCAAAAGTCAGGTGAGCTTCCTGGTCGAACTTTCCCCGTTGAATACGTTCCGCATCGATGTGCCGGAAGCGATTTCCAGCCAACTGCAGATCGAACCGGCCGCAGGCGATGCCGCGTCGTCTCCCATTCGACAGAAGATCGCCTCCGACCCGGTCAATGGCCGCGTCGTGTGGACCATCACGACGCAGCGCGACGTGATCGGAACACAGCGCTTCGCACTTTCCTGGGATGCCAGGTCGCCGGTCGCCGCTGGCGGAAAAGCGGATGCCGCCGCGGTCGCGAAATACAGCGTCGAGCTGCCGCGACCGCTCGGGTTGGTGGATGACGCCGGCGCGGTCACGATTCCGCTTTCCAATCTGCAAGGGGAAGTCGCCCTGCAGAAAGATAAAACGCTATCCGTGAACGCCGCCGCCAGCGGGAGCCTCGAACAGATCGACAGCCGGGAACTGACGCTGCTTCCCAAAACCGCAGCCGTCGCCTGGCGTTACTTTCGCGATGATGCCGAGCATCCGGCAAAGCTTGATATTGAAGCCAGACGTTTCGAAATTCAGAACGTCGTCTCGACCATCGTCTCGCGCGGACTCGTCGAGATCGTCACCAGTCGAGATCCGCAGGCGACCTACCGTTGCCAGTTCCATGTGCAGACTGCCGAACGACAGCGGTTGCTGGTCGCCCTGCCGAATCATCTCGAAGTCCTTGGCGTCTTCATCAACGACCGCGAACTCAAGCTGGAAAAAGCAGACGTCAAACTCCCCTCAGGCATGGACCTGTTCAGTCCGTTCTGGCTGAACATCGCCAGAACGGAGTCCTCGGATGTTCCACTGCTGCTGACGTTCCAGTTTTTGTGGAACATTCAGCCCCCCCTTGGCGATAGTCGCTTCGGCAGCGGAGACATGGTGCTGCCGCTGCCGGTGATCGATGCCGCAGGCAACGGCGTCGTACAGGAATTGAAAGTGGTCGTCTGGGTACCGCAGGCGTACACGCTGGTCGGGAACCCGAAGCCCTTTGAAATGGCGACGCTGCCTGGCGCCTGCGAGGTCTTGTGCGGACGCCGTCCTGATCGTAATACCGAACATCTGTCAGGGTGGGTGAAGAATGGTCTTACCGGTCCATCGGCTGTATCGCAGTTTCCGACGGAAGGCCGGCAGCCGTTTGTCTACACCACGCTCGGTCAGGCGCCGCAGATTGAAGTTCGCTGGTGGAACAAGCTGGGGATGGCAGTGCTGTTCAGCCTCGCCGCGGCGATCATCGGCTGGATTCTGATCTCGACGACATTTGAGAACAAAATCGGCGTCCTGCTGCTGTTTGCGTTTCTGGCGGCACTCTACGGGCTGTACGACAGCGCGAGCCTGTATCAGGCGATGACAGCGGCCCGATTTGGACTCGTGCTGATCGTGGCGCTGTGGATCGTCCACTGGCTCCTGAAACGACCTGCGATCCCAGCTTCTCCAGCGCCACCACCTCCGCCTGTCGAACCTGCGCCGGTTGCACCCGTTGTTCCTCCACAGTCGGAATCTGATTCCGAATCAGCGAACTGA
- a CDS encoding retroviral-like aspartic protease family protein, whose product MRGPNKKESTLRFLVDSGAQYTLVPEEAWKLLKLKPKRTAVFRLADGTAIERDVSECFLTLPQGSGHTPVVLGQPGDEPLLGVVTLEEMGLVLNPFNRKLQPMRLML is encoded by the coding sequence CTGCGCGGCCCCAACAAGAAAGAGTCGACGCTCCGATTTCTTGTCGATAGCGGCGCGCAGTACACCCTCGTGCCTGAGGAGGCGTGGAAGCTTCTAAAACTCAAGCCGAAACGGACCGCCGTATTTCGGCTGGCTGATGGAACGGCGATCGAGCGAGACGTTTCCGAATGCTTCTTGACGCTGCCGCAAGGGTCAGGTCATACGCCTGTGGTGCTTGGTCAACCGGGCGATGAACCCCTCTTGGGAGTTGTTACACTGGAAGAAATGGGTCTGGTTCTGAATCCATTCAATCGCAAGTTGCAACCAATGCGTCTGATGTTGTGA
- a CDS encoding Ig-like domain-containing protein, which translates to MSSPFADRLASVWAPNGSGRARRRNGIATPQVTGQVLVLEARTLLSSTAAATFQFKAIASNLDTTKHLFNIPTPSASPYTQLRGGSIAMTGLEGFPASLALAGGSPSKFTLSFGSSVPGNPPALKLTSFDNGLTDGIGKQFFTKTTGNVNTMTLFLSGKAVAVGTIDTLTVLTSTGFESTGIGKFTFTQSAGTDPTVFNELLAVTGGTGKIAFHLGTFSFSGAPTGFGTDASQFASTGSFDSTMTTLAATPASAAFGQKVTFTATVAALTPATGTPTGVVTFKDGTTVLGTGTLSVVNGKAVATFSTTKLSVGSHAISAVFEGSGVLVESKSTVVTQAVVKASTTTTLKSSAATAVFGQSVTLTATLGVVSPGVGVPTGTVTFKDGATVLGTGTLSVVNGKAVATFTTSGLGIGSHSITAAYAGDASFKNSTSAAISQSIGKASTTTTLKTSLANAVFGQSVTLTATLGVVSPGSGFPTGTVTFKDGTKVLGTGTMSLVNGKVVATFVTSSLSVGTHSITAVFAGTVAFNTSTSAVLTQTIAKANTTAVVTSSVASAKAGVSVKLTATIGVVSPGVGVPTGAVVFRDGTKAIGTGTLSVVNGKVIATFSISTLTVGTHSITAAYGGDASFNLKTSAAITLTIT; encoded by the coding sequence ATGTCTTCTCCCTTCGCAGATCGTCTCGCTTCCGTGTGGGCACCCAATGGTTCCGGTCGGGCTCGACGCAGAAACGGCATCGCGACTCCTCAGGTGACCGGTCAAGTCCTGGTGCTCGAAGCCAGAACGCTCCTCAGCAGCACCGCCGCGGCGACGTTCCAGTTCAAGGCGATTGCCAGCAACCTCGACACGACGAAGCATCTGTTCAACATCCCCACGCCGTCCGCCAGCCCTTATACGCAGCTTCGCGGCGGTTCCATCGCTATGACCGGCCTTGAGGGGTTCCCCGCTTCACTGGCTCTGGCCGGTGGCTCTCCGTCGAAGTTCACGCTTTCGTTCGGGTCATCCGTGCCTGGCAATCCGCCGGCGTTGAAGCTGACCAGCTTCGATAACGGGCTGACCGACGGCATCGGCAAACAGTTCTTCACCAAGACGACAGGTAATGTGAACACGATGACGCTCTTCCTGTCGGGAAAAGCGGTCGCGGTGGGGACCATCGACACACTTACGGTGCTGACGAGCACTGGCTTCGAGTCGACCGGAATCGGAAAGTTCACGTTCACCCAGTCCGCCGGGACTGATCCCACGGTGTTTAACGAACTGCTGGCTGTCACCGGCGGCACAGGTAAGATCGCCTTCCATCTGGGCACCTTCAGCTTCAGCGGCGCACCGACCGGATTTGGAACGGATGCCTCGCAGTTCGCGTCGACTGGCTCGTTCGACAGTACAATGACCACGCTCGCTGCAACGCCCGCTTCCGCCGCGTTCGGACAGAAGGTGACGTTCACCGCCACGGTAGCAGCGCTCACGCCTGCGACGGGGACGCCCACTGGCGTCGTGACCTTCAAAGACGGCACAACGGTGTTGGGAACCGGCACGCTCAGCGTCGTGAACGGCAAAGCGGTCGCCACTTTCTCGACGACCAAGCTCTCCGTTGGTAGCCACGCCATCAGCGCGGTCTTTGAAGGGAGCGGTGTGCTGGTCGAGAGCAAGTCGACCGTCGTCACACAAGCCGTGGTGAAGGCGTCGACGACCACCACCCTCAAATCCTCTGCTGCGACCGCTGTCTTCGGACAAAGCGTGACGCTGACCGCCACCCTGGGGGTCGTGAGTCCTGGCGTCGGCGTCCCGACGGGAACCGTGACCTTCAAAGATGGCGCGACGGTTTTGGGGACAGGCACTCTCAGCGTGGTGAATGGAAAAGCAGTCGCGACTTTCACCACATCCGGACTAGGCATCGGATCGCACTCGATCACCGCCGCTTATGCCGGCGACGCCAGCTTCAAGAACAGCACCTCCGCCGCGATTTCTCAATCGATTGGCAAAGCCTCGACGACTACCACGCTCAAAACCTCGCTGGCAAATGCCGTCTTCGGGCAGAGCGTGACACTGACCGCGACATTGGGAGTCGTCAGCCCTGGCTCTGGCTTCCCCACCGGAACGGTCACGTTTAAGGACGGCACGAAGGTGCTGGGGACAGGCACGATGAGCCTGGTGAACGGCAAGGTCGTCGCCACGTTCGTCACCAGCAGCTTGAGCGTCGGAACGCACTCGATCACCGCCGTCTTTGCAGGCACCGTCGCCTTCAACACGAGTACATCGGCCGTGTTGACTCAAACAATCGCCAAAGCGAACACCACCGCCGTCGTCACTTCGTCAGTCGCCTCCGCCAAAGCCGGCGTCAGCGTGAAACTGACCGCCACCATCGGAGTGGTCTCGCCAGGCGTCGGCGTGCCGACCGGAGCGGTGGTCTTTCGCGATGGAACCAAGGCGATCGGCACCGGCACTCTAAGCGTGGTGAACGGGAAAGTCATCGCGACGTTCTCGATCTCGACGCTGACCGTCGGCACGCACTCGATCACCGCAGCCTACGGGGGCGACGCCAGCTTCAACCTCAAAACCTCCGCCGCGATCACGTTGACGATCACATAG
- a CDS encoding glycine--tRNA ligase — MADKDRSTLMDKIVALCKRRGFIFQDSEIYGGQNGFWDYGPLGTELKRNVRNAWWEDMVGRHDPLDPLPGAPSAYQMVGVETSIIMHPQVWKVSGHYDLFCDKMVDCKESKGRYRLDHTKGRWVEGKIADKSTDTVGPVKAYFVTALVEESVLDETLTKKALTLFGMKNKEADKLQWKTEAVSLATIPVNQYVDVVAPDATKPGTFTEPRDFNLMMKTIIGALGTEDNAAFLRPETAQGIFVNFKNVMDSTRVKLPVGICQIGKSFRNEITPRNFTFRSREFEQMEIEFFCKPDESPAWYQYWRDRRFAWYTSLGIGPKHLRLRDHDKDELSHYSCGTADIEYQFPFLADGEYGELEGVAHRGDFDLRSHMEGKLKNENGQLVVEKGPDGQPKWRGSGKDLTYFDDQTRERFLPHVIEPSAGADRGTLAFICEAYHEDEAPDDKGQMQTRVVMKFHPRLAPIKAAVFPLVKKDGQPEKAKEIYRALMAAGIAVTYDEQAAIGKRYRRQDEIGTPWCITVDNDTLSGDTVTLRDRDTLEQIRLPVSEVVREIASRLRKS; from the coding sequence ATGGCGGACAAGGACCGTTCCACGTTAATGGACAAGATCGTCGCTCTCTGCAAGCGGCGCGGGTTCATCTTCCAGGATTCCGAGATCTACGGGGGCCAGAATGGCTTCTGGGACTACGGTCCGCTCGGAACCGAGCTGAAACGCAATGTCCGCAATGCGTGGTGGGAAGATATGGTCGGTCGCCACGACCCGCTCGACCCCTTGCCGGGTGCTCCTTCGGCCTACCAGATGGTGGGAGTCGAAACCTCGATCATCATGCATCCGCAGGTGTGGAAGGTCAGCGGACACTACGACCTGTTCTGCGACAAGATGGTCGACTGCAAAGAATCAAAAGGCCGCTATCGCCTCGACCACACCAAGGGCCGCTGGGTGGAAGGGAAGATCGCCGATAAATCCACAGACACGGTTGGTCCAGTCAAAGCCTATTTCGTGACCGCGCTGGTCGAGGAATCAGTTCTCGACGAAACGCTCACGAAGAAGGCGCTGACGCTGTTCGGCATGAAGAACAAGGAGGCGGACAAACTGCAGTGGAAGACCGAAGCGGTGAGTCTAGCGACGATTCCAGTCAATCAGTATGTCGACGTCGTTGCTCCCGACGCCACAAAGCCAGGGACGTTTACAGAACCGCGCGACTTCAACCTGATGATGAAAACGATCATCGGGGCCCTGGGAACAGAGGACAATGCCGCGTTTCTCCGCCCGGAGACGGCACAGGGGATCTTCGTTAACTTCAAGAACGTGATGGACTCCACCCGGGTGAAGCTGCCTGTGGGGATCTGTCAGATCGGGAAGAGCTTCCGCAACGAAATCACGCCGCGGAACTTCACGTTCCGCTCGCGGGAGTTCGAGCAGATGGAGATTGAGTTCTTCTGCAAGCCGGATGAATCGCCGGCGTGGTACCAGTACTGGCGCGATCGACGGTTCGCCTGGTACACGAGCCTCGGCATTGGTCCCAAACATCTGCGTCTGCGCGATCACGACAAGGACGAACTCTCGCACTATTCATGCGGCACGGCCGACATCGAGTATCAGTTCCCGTTCCTTGCTGACGGCGAGTATGGGGAACTCGAAGGGGTCGCGCATCGCGGCGACTTCGACTTGCGCTCGCACATGGAAGGCAAGCTCAAGAACGAGAACGGCCAATTGGTCGTCGAAAAAGGACCGGACGGCCAGCCGAAATGGCGCGGGTCGGGCAAAGACCTGACGTACTTCGACGATCAGACTCGCGAACGCTTCCTGCCGCACGTCATCGAGCCGTCGGCAGGTGCCGATCGCGGCACGCTCGCCTTCATCTGCGAAGCCTATCACGAAGACGAAGCCCCGGACGACAAAGGGCAGATGCAAACCCGCGTGGTGATGAAGTTCCATCCACGTCTCGCGCCGATCAAGGCCGCCGTCTTCCCGCTGGTGAAGAAAGACGGCCAACCGGAAAAAGCGAAAGAGATCTACCGCGCCCTCATGGCCGCCGGCATCGCCGTGACCTACGACGAACAGGCCGCGATCGGCAAACGCTATCGCCGCCAGGACGAAATCGGCACGCCGTGGTGCATCACCGTGGATAACGACACGCTGAGCGGCGACACCGTGACCCTCCGCGACCGCGACACGCTGGAGCAGATCCGTCTGCCGGTGAGCGAAGTGGTGAGGGAGATCGCTTCGCGGTTGAGGAAGTCGTAA
- a CDS encoding DUF1559 domain-containing protein has translation MHPSVSGFRRNKGFTLIELLVVIAIIAILIALLLPAVQQAREAARMTQCRNNMKQLGLAFHNYHDVYNTFMYGATTRVPDTASYYMGWPARIFPYLDQANRSNAMNTLAPDYMSWKSPYRLHNQNDPIFGPIDVFSCPSSPLGTTASDRLVTAQFPYQNIQGALHYRGNAGNSDGTLYGSTRPYAKNGIFFHGSKIGFRNITDGTSNTLLIGETSSTEGWSNSMVVNFTGLTPWVFGYNWVSAPETTGYLQGDHKMIRYPIGYRGDFLENETPYKSQHPSGGANMLMCDGSVKMLSPSMDLGNLKAIASRDGNEVLGEF, from the coding sequence ATGCATCCTTCCGTGTCGGGTTTTCGTCGCAACAAAGGTTTTACCCTGATTGAACTGCTGGTGGTCATCGCGATTATCGCGATCCTGATCGCCCTGCTCCTGCCCGCCGTGCAGCAGGCCCGCGAGGCCGCCCGCATGACGCAGTGCCGGAACAACATGAAGCAGCTCGGCCTCGCGTTTCACAACTATCACGACGTGTACAACACGTTCATGTACGGGGCGACCACTCGCGTTCCGGACACTGCCTCTTACTACATGGGCTGGCCCGCCCGCATCTTCCCCTACCTGGACCAGGCGAATCGCTCGAACGCGATGAACACCCTGGCCCCGGATTACATGTCCTGGAAGTCGCCGTATCGGCTCCACAACCAGAACGATCCGATCTTTGGCCCGATTGACGTTTTCTCGTGTCCTTCGTCTCCGCTGGGGACAACCGCTTCCGACCGTCTGGTGACGGCGCAGTTCCCCTACCAGAACATTCAGGGCGCACTGCACTATCGCGGCAATGCCGGCAACTCAGACGGAACGCTGTATGGCTCGACCCGTCCGTATGCCAAGAACGGCATCTTCTTCCACGGCAGCAAAATCGGCTTCCGCAATATCACCGACGGCACCTCGAATACGCTGCTGATTGGTGAAACGTCTTCCACGGAAGGCTGGTCGAACTCCATGGTCGTCAACTTTACCGGGCTGACTCCCTGGGTCTTCGGGTACAACTGGGTCTCCGCGCCGGAAACGACCGGTTACCTGCAAGGGGATCACAAGATGATCCGCTACCCGATCGGTTATCGCGGAGACTTCCTGGAAAACGAAACGCCGTACAAATCGCAGCACCCGAGCGGCGGAGCCAACATGCTGATGTGCGACGGTTCGGTCAAGATGCTCAGCCCGAGCATGGACCTCGGAAATCTGAAGGCCATCGCCAGCCGCGACGGCAACGAAGTCCTCGGTGAATTCTAG